The following are encoded together in the Bacteroidales bacterium MB20-C3-3 genome:
- a CDS encoding alkaline phosphatase has protein sequence MKKSLLNLFTIFLTLMIFAGNNAQAQHRGGAKTPKYIFLFIGDGMGQAHISLTEAYLSNKKGVIGNESFSFTKFPVTGLVTTFSANSYITCSSAAGTAIATGTKTNNGMLGIDPQENNLTSFTYKLKDKGYKIGILSSVSIDHATPGAFYASSKSRSSYYDIARQLPASGFDFFGGGGFVNPDGEDKMQPNIYTLIEKGGYKVAKGIEEMKTIKSKDKVVLVQKDGKGSDLPYAIDREEGDLTLKQIVSSAIKHLYNDKGFFIMAEGGKIDWAAHSNDGKAAILEVLDLGDAVDVAYQFYLEHPDETLILVTADHETGGITVGSQKGYVLKLSEIEEQKRSMAVDKANEEKYEEMNEKAFIGWTTTSHTGVSVPIYAIGAGSYNFTGRMDNTEISRKILRSMKIEF, from the coding sequence ATGAAAAAATCACTTTTAAATCTTTTTACAATATTTCTGACACTTATGATATTTGCCGGAAATAATGCTCAGGCACAACACAGAGGTGGTGCCAAAACCCCCAAATATATATTTCTATTTATCGGTGATGGTATGGGTCAAGCACATATATCATTAACTGAGGCTTATCTCTCAAATAAAAAAGGTGTTATTGGTAATGAATCGTTCTCATTTACTAAATTTCCGGTAACCGGGCTTGTAACAACATTCTCAGCAAACTCTTATATTACTTGCTCCTCTGCAGCCGGAACAGCAATTGCCACCGGGACTAAAACAAATAACGGGATGCTTGGTATAGATCCACAGGAAAATAATCTTACAAGTTTTACATATAAACTTAAGGACAAAGGATATAAAATTGGGATTCTTTCTAGTGTTTCAATTGATCATGCAACACCTGGTGCTTTTTACGCAAGCAGTAAATCCAGATCAAGCTACTATGATATTGCAAGACAACTTCCTGCCAGTGGTTTTGATTTCTTTGGAGGTGGCGGATTTGTAAATCCGGACGGGGAAGATAAAATGCAACCAAATATTTACACTCTGATCGAAAAGGGTGGTTATAAGGTTGCAAAAGGAATAGAGGAGATGAAAACCATAAAGTCTAAGGATAAGGTTGTCCTTGTACAAAAGGATGGAAAGGGTTCAGACTTACCTTATGCAATTGACAGAGAGGAGGGGGATCTAACTTTAAAACAGATTGTATCATCTGCTATTAAACATCTGTATAATGACAAAGGATTTTTCATAATGGCAGAGGGTGGAAAAATAGACTGGGCAGCACACTCAAACGATGGGAAAGCTGCAATTCTGGAGGTGCTGGATCTTGGTGATGCAGTTGATGTTGCTTACCAGTTTTATCTGGAGCATCCCGACGAGACTCTTATTCTGGTAACAGCTGACCATGAAACCGGCGGCATAACTGTTGGATCGCAAAAAGGATATGTTCTTAAGTTATCTGAGATTGAAGAGCAGAAGAGATCGATGGCTGTTGACAAAGCTAATGAGGAGAAATATGAGGAGATGAATGAAAAAGCATTTATCGGTTGGACAACCACTTCTCATACAGGAGTATCTGTTCCAATTTATGCAATCGGAGCTGGGAGTTATAATTTTACAGGCAGGATGGATAATACAGAAATTTCCAGAAAGATTCTCAGAAGCATGAAAATCGAATTCTAA
- the queA gene encoding tRNA preQ1(34) S-adenosylmethionine ribosyltransferase-isomerase QueA → MKLSQFNYNLPAEAIAKYPSKYRDESKLLVMHRKTGEIEHTTFKEILKYTDENDVFVFNNTKVFPARLYGNKEKTGAEIEVFLLRELNSDQKLWDVLVDPARKIRIGNKLYFGENDSLVAEVIDNTTSRGRTLRFLFDGTHEEFKSTLFRMGEMPIPKWIRAKAESVDSERYQTIYAENEGAVAAPAAGLHFSRELIKRMEIKGVNTTSITLHMGLGNFRTVDVEDLSKHKMDSEQMVISEQAANDINSARENGKKVFAVGVTVLRAVETSVTTQNRIKPFNGWTNKFIFPPHNFAVPDALISNFHLPQSTMLMTVAAFGGYDNVMKAYNVALKEGYRFGTYGDAMLII, encoded by the coding sequence ATGAAATTATCCCAGTTTAATTACAACCTTCCGGCAGAAGCAATTGCCAAATACCCTTCAAAATACAGAGACGAGTCCAAACTATTGGTAATGCACAGAAAGACAGGAGAGATAGAGCATACTACCTTTAAAGAGATTCTAAAATACACAGATGAGAATGATGTATTTGTCTTTAACAACACCAAGGTTTTTCCGGCAAGGTTATATGGAAATAAGGAGAAAACAGGGGCCGAGATTGAAGTATTCCTTCTGAGAGAATTAAACAGTGACCAGAAATTGTGGGATGTTCTTGTTGATCCTGCAAGAAAAATCAGAATCGGAAACAAGCTCTACTTTGGAGAGAATGACAGCCTGGTGGCAGAGGTTATTGACAATACAACCTCCAGAGGACGCACATTAAGATTTCTTTTTGATGGCACTCACGAGGAGTTTAAATCTACACTCTTTAGAATGGGTGAAATGCCTATTCCCAAATGGATAAGAGCTAAAGCTGAGAGCGTAGATTCCGAAAGATATCAGACAATTTACGCAGAGAACGAGGGGGCAGTTGCTGCTCCCGCTGCAGGGCTTCACTTTAGCAGAGAACTCATTAAAAGGATGGAGATAAAAGGTGTTAATACAACAAGTATTACTCTTCATATGGGGTTAGGGAACTTCAGAACTGTTGATGTTGAAGACTTAAGCAAGCATAAGATGGACTCTGAGCAGATGGTAATTTCTGAACAGGCTGCAAATGATATAAACAGCGCAAGAGAAAACGGGAAAAAGGTATTTGCAGTTGGAGTTACGGTTCTGAGAGCAGTTGAAACATCCGTTACAACACAAAACAGAATTAAGCCGTTTAACGGATGGACAAATAAATTTATTTTTCCTCCTCATAATTTTGCCGTTCCTGATGCTCTCATTTCCAACTTCCACCTGCCTCAGTCAACAATGCTTATGACTGTTGCAGCGTTTGGAGGATATGACAATGTTATGAAGGCATACAATGTAGCGCTGAAGGAGGGTTACAGATTTGGCACATACGGCGATGCAATGCTGATAATATAA
- the asnS gene encoding asparagine--tRNA ligase, which yields MERSKIAKLLKAESGINTLVKGWVRTKRGNKNVIFVALNDGSTVNNIQIVFDMSLFTEETLRPVTTGSCIAVEGTLVASPGGGQSVEISATNLVVYGTADPETYPLQKKGHSMEFLREIGHLRPRTNTFGCIFRIRHAMAFAIHKFFNEKGFFYLHTPIITASDAEGAGAMFQVTTLDLNNIPRDKDNRIDFSQDFFGRSSNLTVSGQLEGELGAMALGEIYTFGPTFRAENSNTPRHLAEFWMIEPEMAFYEIKENMDLAEEFIKYLVKYALENCLDDLKFLNDMFDKELIERLKSVVGTDFVRLSYTDGVDILMKSGVKFEFPVHWGTDLQSEHERYLVEKHFKKPVILTDYPKEIKAFYMKQNEDGKTVRAMDVLFPKIGEIIGGSQREESLEKLEARIEETGMEKEGLWWYLDTRRFGTAPHAGFGLGFERLLLFVTGMSNIRDVIPFPRTPKNADF from the coding sequence ATGGAAAGATCAAAAATAGCCAAGCTTTTAAAGGCTGAGTCGGGCATTAACACTTTAGTAAAGGGATGGGTAAGAACAAAAAGGGGCAACAAAAACGTGATTTTTGTTGCTTTGAATGACGGCTCTACCGTTAACAATATCCAGATTGTATTTGACATGTCCCTGTTCACCGAAGAGACTCTGAGACCGGTAACCACAGGTTCTTGCATTGCAGTCGAGGGAACACTGGTAGCATCACCCGGAGGTGGACAATCAGTAGAAATTTCAGCTACGAATCTTGTTGTTTACGGGACAGCAGATCCCGAAACCTATCCCCTGCAAAAGAAGGGTCATAGCATGGAGTTCCTCAGGGAGATTGGTCATCTCAGACCAAGAACAAACACCTTTGGTTGCATCTTTAGAATAAGGCATGCGATGGCTTTTGCTATACATAAATTCTTTAATGAAAAAGGCTTCTTCTATCTTCATACTCCTATTATCACCGCATCTGATGCAGAGGGCGCAGGAGCAATGTTTCAGGTTACTACATTAGATCTTAACAATATACCAAGGGATAAAGATAACAGAATTGACTTCTCCCAGGATTTCTTTGGAAGATCTTCAAATCTTACTGTAAGCGGACAGCTTGAAGGTGAGCTCGGTGCAATGGCTCTTGGTGAAATTTATACTTTTGGACCAACATTCAGAGCGGAAAATTCAAACACACCAAGACACCTTGCAGAGTTTTGGATGATTGAACCGGAGATGGCGTTCTACGAGATTAAAGAGAATATGGACCTTGCAGAAGAGTTTATCAAATACCTTGTGAAATATGCCCTGGAGAACTGCTTGGACGACCTGAAGTTTTTGAATGATATGTTTGATAAAGAGCTTATTGAGAGACTAAAGAGTGTTGTAGGGACTGACTTTGTAAGACTTTCATATACAGACGGAGTAGATATTCTAATGAAATCTGGGGTAAAATTTGAGTTTCCTGTTCACTGGGGTACTGATTTGCAGAGTGAACATGAAAGATACCTTGTTGAAAAGCATTTCAAAAAACCGGTCATTCTTACCGACTATCCAAAAGAGATTAAAGCATTCTACATGAAACAGAATGAGGATGGAAAGACAGTAAGGGCAATGGATGTACTCTTTCCTAAAATTGGTGAAATAATTGGAGGTTCCCAGAGGGAGGAGTCGCTTGAAAAACTTGAGGCAAGAATTGAGGAAACTGGGATGGAGAAAGAGGGACTTTGGTGGTATTTAGATACCAGAAGATTTGGCACTGCTCCACATGCAGGATTTGGACTGGGATTTGAAAGGCTTCTGCTTTTTGTAACCGGGATGTCCAATATCAGGGATGTGATTCCTTTTCCAAGAACACCAAAAAACGCTGATTTTTAA
- the truB gene encoding tRNA pseudouridine(55) synthase TruB: MKSQENFHILDKRNISIKLSRNLEDYPGGIVLVLDKPLKWTSADAVRKLKFRLQRFFNQKNIKVGHAGTLDPLATGILLICIGKATRAAETLQSEEKEYIADICFGATTPSYDLEKEIDATFPFDHIDQELVESLLENLKGEIDQIPPIFSAKLIDGQRAYDIARAGKDAEMKPARIKIHELEVISFNKPLLKIAISCSKGTYIRSFARDIGVAAGSGAHLTALVRSASGPFRIENALNMDEAERIFEIL, encoded by the coding sequence ATGAAAAGTCAGGAGAATTTTCACATACTTGACAAAAGAAATATTAGTATAAAACTTTCAAGAAACCTGGAGGATTATCCCGGAGGTATTGTTCTTGTCCTTGATAAACCTTTGAAATGGACATCGGCAGATGCTGTAAGGAAATTAAAATTCAGACTCCAGCGATTTTTCAACCAGAAAAATATTAAGGTAGGGCATGCAGGCACTCTCGATCCGCTGGCAACAGGAATTCTCCTTATTTGCATCGGGAAAGCAACGAGAGCAGCAGAAACTCTTCAGTCAGAAGAGAAGGAATATATAGCTGATATATGTTTTGGAGCAACTACTCCATCCTATGATCTTGAGAAAGAGATTGACGCCACTTTTCCATTTGACCATATAGATCAGGAACTGGTTGAATCTCTGCTTGAAAATCTCAAAGGAGAGATTGATCAGATACCCCCTATTTTCTCTGCAAAACTTATTGATGGCCAAAGGGCATATGATATTGCACGAGCAGGAAAAGATGCAGAGATGAAGCCTGCCAGGATAAAAATTCATGAACTGGAGGTGATATCATTTAACAAACCTCTTCTTAAGATTGCGATAAGCTGCAGCAAGGGTACATACATCAGGTCATTTGCCAGAGATATCGGAGTTGCTGCGGGAAGTGGTGCACACCTTACCGCTCTTGTAAGAAGTGCATCCGGACCTTTTAGAATTGAAAATGCACTTAACATGGACGAAGCTGAAAGAATTTTTGAAATTTTATAA
- a CDS encoding biopolymer transporter ExbD — translation MAKFSRKGKGGTPELSTSSLADIVFMILLFFMVTTSMRQTERMVAIKMPAASEIAKLERKDLAAYIYVGSPMPHLQAQFGTDSRIQLNDSFKSVDDIRDFIAAERETLSEADRQFMTISIKADENVRMGIITDIKQELRRTSALKIMYAARKATPSGM, via the coding sequence ATGGCAAAATTTTCAAGAAAAGGTAAGGGAGGTACACCAGAACTTAGTACCTCATCTCTTGCGGACATTGTGTTCATGATTCTGTTGTTTTTTATGGTTACCACCAGTATGAGACAAACAGAAAGAATGGTTGCTATAAAGATGCCGGCGGCTTCTGAAATAGCAAAACTTGAAAGAAAAGACTTGGCTGCATATATTTATGTAGGTTCACCTATGCCTCATTTACAGGCACAGTTTGGAACGGACTCAAGAATTCAGCTAAACGACTCTTTCAAATCAGTTGACGATATCCGCGACTTCATTGCTGCAGAGCGTGAAACATTAAGCGAAGCAGACCGTCAGTTTATGACAATTTCTATCAAAGCAGACGAGAATGTTCGTATGGGTATTATTACAGACATTAAACAAGAGTTAAGAAGAACTTCTGCTCTTAAGATAATGTATGCAGCCAGAAAGGCTACGCCTTCTGGAATGTAA
- a CDS encoding MotA/TolQ/ExbB proton channel family protein — MKKLFMFLAVVGFMTISAQYLAAQTPEETAAPAATETVDQSGTVQQEIPIHQQLKAKFIEGGAGFMASILIVLILGLAIAIERIIYLNMATTNTEKLLKEIEEAFATGGVEAAKEVCRNTKGPVASIFYQGISRMDEGVEVVEKSVVSYGGVQMSQMESGLTWISLFIATAPMLGFLGTVIGLIQAFDSIEAAGDISPNVVAGGMKVALITTVGGLVVGIILQILYNYIVSKIDSIVISMEDASISLIDILVKAKK; from the coding sequence ATGAAAAAACTTTTCATGTTTTTGGCAGTAGTTGGCTTCATGACCATTTCTGCACAGTACCTTGCTGCTCAAACTCCGGAGGAGACAGCCGCTCCAGCCGCAACTGAGACTGTTGATCAGTCTGGAACAGTTCAGCAGGAGATTCCGATTCACCAGCAACTTAAGGCTAAGTTCATTGAGGGGGGCGCAGGATTTATGGCTTCCATTCTTATCGTTCTTATTTTAGGTCTTGCAATTGCCATCGAAAGAATTATTTATCTGAACATGGCTACAACCAATACAGAAAAACTTTTAAAAGAAATTGAAGAGGCTTTTGCAACAGGTGGTGTTGAGGCTGCTAAAGAGGTTTGCCGTAATACAAAAGGTCCGGTTGCTTCAATTTTCTATCAAGGTATCTCTCGTATGGACGAGGGTGTTGAGGTTGTTGAAAAATCAGTTGTTTCATATGGTGGAGTTCAAATGAGCCAGATGGAAAGTGGTCTTACCTGGATCTCTCTTTTCATTGCAACAGCTCCTATGCTTGGCTTCCTTGGAACAGTTATCGGTCTTATCCAGGCTTTCGACTCTATTGAGGCAGCCGGTGATATCTCCCCTAACGTTGTTGCCGGTGGTATGAAAGTGGCTTTGATCACAACTGTAGGTGGTCTGGTAGTAGGTATTATTCTTCAGATTCTGTATAACTACATTGTGTCTAAGATCGACTCAATCGTAATCTCTATGGAAGATGCCTCTATCTCACTTATTGATATCCTGGTAAAAGCTAAAAAATAA
- a CDS encoding biopolymer transporter ExbD, translating into MARPAQQLPSSSLADIAFMVLIFFLLVSTMDQEMGLQRRLPPMPDPNQKTDDVQIKRRNIMVVRINDADRLLAGGVPMDVSMLKEKAKEFLLNPMNDENLPEKEDKVIEGFGSYPISKGVISLQNTRGTSYNAYLKVQNELVKAVNEIRDEFALANFGKIYLKLDEDRQRIVRDAIPQNISEADPKDTGRK; encoded by the coding sequence ATGGCTAGACCAGCACAGCAATTACCGTCATCTTCACTGGCTGATATTGCCTTCATGGTTCTCATATTCTTTCTGTTGGTATCAACAATGGATCAGGAGATGGGTCTGCAGCGTCGTCTGCCACCTATGCCGGATCCAAACCAGAAGACAGACGATGTTCAGATAAAACGTCGTAATATTATGGTTGTTAGAATCAACGACGCAGACCGTCTGCTTGCAGGGGGTGTGCCGATGGATGTGAGCATGCTAAAGGAAAAGGCTAAGGAGTTCCTTCTTAATCCGATGAATGATGAGAATCTTCCGGAAAAAGAGGACAAGGTGATAGAGGGTTTTGGCTCTTATCCGATCTCAAAAGGCGTTATCTCGTTACAAAATACCCGCGGTACTAGTTACAATGCATATTTAAAAGTTCAGAACGAACTTGTAAAAGCAGTTAACGAAATCCGTGATGAGTTTGCACTGGCTAACTTCGGCAAAATTTATTTGAAACTGGATGAAGACAGGCAGAGAATAGTAAGAGATGCAATTCCTCAGAATATTTCGGAGGCAGATCCAAAAGATACAGGTAGGAAATAA
- a CDS encoding TatD family hydrolase, producing the protein MFKLIDTHTHLYDEAFLPDCQEVVERAREVGIKACVLPAIDKEAHKYLLDCEAKFKGYAFAASGLHPTSVNSNWREELEYVFKETSLRDYIAIGEIGMDGYWSREFMEEQAIVFQEQLNLASSLNLPVIIHSRDSYNEIFKVLENCKNLNLKGVFHAFSGSREIFSRIRKYGDFKAGIGGVITYKNSHIANTVKEIGLENIILETDSPWLTPVPHRGKRNEPSYIRIVADKLAEIFNLPVEEIASITSNSATNLFNLQ; encoded by the coding sequence ATGTTTAAATTAATAGATACCCATACTCACCTATATGACGAGGCTTTTTTACCGGACTGCCAAGAGGTTGTTGAGAGGGCCAGGGAGGTGGGTATAAAAGCCTGTGTGCTTCCGGCAATTGATAAAGAGGCTCACAAATATTTACTCGACTGTGAGGCAAAGTTTAAAGGATATGCATTTGCGGCTTCAGGCCTGCATCCTACATCAGTAAACAGCAACTGGAGAGAAGAACTTGAGTATGTTTTTAAAGAGACATCATTAAGAGATTATATTGCCATTGGCGAAATAGGTATGGACGGGTACTGGTCCAGAGAATTTATGGAGGAGCAGGCTATTGTGTTTCAGGAGCAACTTAACCTGGCCTCTTCACTTAATCTCCCTGTAATTATACACTCAAGGGACTCCTATAATGAAATTTTTAAGGTTCTTGAAAATTGCAAAAATCTTAATTTAAAGGGGGTCTTTCATGCATTTTCAGGGAGCAGGGAGATATTCAGCCGAATCAGAAAATATGGGGATTTTAAAGCAGGTATAGGGGGAGTTATTACATACAAAAATTCGCATATCGCCAATACTGTAAAAGAGATAGGGCTGGAGAACATAATTCTTGAAACTGACTCACCTTGGTTAACTCCTGTTCCTCACAGAGGAAAAAGAAATGAACCCTCTTATATCAGGATTGTCGCCGATAAACTTGCTGAGATTTTCAATCTTCCGGTGGAAGAAATTGCTTCAATTACATCAAATAGTGCGACAAATTTATTTAACTTGCAATAA
- the dprA gene encoding DNA-processing protein DprA: MYPDEIIYAIALSSIFRYKVEMPRKIIDTFGSAASLFTMNKDELEDLFGRGSRYAGEIITGKELDSAEKEVCWCKEKGIKIHLLGCHNYPEQLLSCQDAPVVFYSIGTANISSDKIIAVVGTREASARGTEECRMVVKGLSESGLSPVIASGLAYGIDITAHKSALEFNLETIAVLANPLDRIYPRAHTSYARAIIKNGALVTEFPRGSIDFKINFVQRNRLIAGLSKATIVVESRKKGGALTTAELADSYSREVFALPGRITDIRSEGCNKLIANNEATIYTGTEALLSALNWHSKNSIKGESTGYLFYNGDPVKEKILVALKLNPGISLDELCHITAISVKDLTAAMLELEIDGFVVQTAGRRFLAK, encoded by the coding sequence ATGTATCCCGATGAAATTATTTATGCAATTGCTCTAAGTTCAATTTTTAGGTACAAGGTTGAGATGCCAAGAAAGATTATTGACACATTTGGCTCAGCCGCCTCTCTGTTTACAATGAACAAAGATGAGCTGGAGGACTTATTCGGAAGGGGGAGCAGATATGCAGGGGAGATTATAACAGGCAAAGAGCTTGATAGCGCAGAAAAAGAGGTGTGCTGGTGCAAAGAGAAGGGGATAAAAATTCACCTGCTTGGATGCCATAACTATCCTGAACAACTACTATCCTGCCAGGATGCCCCAGTTGTTTTCTATTCAATAGGTACCGCAAATATCAGCAGTGATAAAATCATTGCTGTAGTTGGGACCAGAGAGGCTTCTGCAAGAGGGACAGAGGAGTGTAGGATGGTTGTAAAGGGGCTTTCAGAGAGCGGACTATCCCCTGTTATTGCGAGCGGACTGGCTTACGGTATTGATATTACAGCTCACAAAAGCGCTCTTGAATTCAATCTTGAAACAATAGCAGTTCTCGCAAATCCTCTGGATAGAATCTATCCCAGGGCTCATACCTCATATGCCAGGGCAATAATAAAAAATGGAGCTCTGGTCACTGAATTCCCAAGGGGAAGCATAGACTTTAAAATAAATTTTGTACAGAGAAACAGATTGATTGCCGGATTATCAAAAGCCACAATAGTAGTTGAATCAAGAAAAAAGGGGGGTGCTCTTACCACAGCTGAACTTGCAGATTCATATTCCCGTGAAGTCTTTGCCCTTCCCGGAAGAATAACGGATATAAGATCTGAAGGATGCAACAAACTTATTGCAAATAATGAAGCTACTATTTACACAGGGACTGAAGCTCTTCTCTCAGCTCTGAACTGGCATAGTAAAAATTCTATCAAGGGAGAAAGTACGGGATACCTCTTTTATAACGGAGATCCCGTTAAAGAAAAAATATTAGTAGCTTTGAAACTTAATCCCGGCATATCCCTGGACGAACTTTGCCATATTACTGCTATTTCTGTTAAGGATCTGACAGCTGCCATGCTGGAGCTGGAGATAGATGGATTTGTCGTTCAGACAGCCGGGAGGAGATTTTTAGCCAAATAA
- a CDS encoding family 10 glycosylhydrolase, whose product MKKFICLIIALGITFVARSQSLPKREFRGAWIHTVGNQQFKNMSADSIKKLFISTLDNFERAGVNAVIFQVRPQADAFYISEIEPWSRFLSGEQGVAPKEIWDPLQFMIEESHKRGMELHAWCNPYRVTSNDQEQLHPDHLYFKKPEIFKKYGKQLYFDPGEPESVEHTVKVIADIVSRYDVDAIHFDDYFYPYPIAFEEFHDDASFVKYGAKQGFEYWQKGDWRRNNVATLIKELNDTIKAIKPWVRFGISPFGIHRNLKDTPDGSGSKTNGLSNYEQLFADIPHWLNNGWVDYNVPQIYWKIGHPAADYKTLIEWWSAGNFGRHLYIGQNISTFREPDLENPGRSQFKTKMELTRTLPNVHGNVWWPGWTLNSNPNGFTDSLAINYQRSIALVPVYNFLDSIAPEPVSFTRIRGGKLEWGHNYKISKGDKLQEPQFFAIYRFPEGAEINIENSNYLFKIVQGNSLILTKQNGKKNKYKYLVTAIDRCRNESIPGRAISSSY is encoded by the coding sequence ATGAAAAAATTTATCTGTTTGATAATTGCTCTGGGTATCACATTTGTTGCCCGGAGTCAATCTCTTCCTAAAAGAGAGTTCAGAGGAGCATGGATCCATACTGTGGGCAACCAGCAGTTTAAGAACATGAGTGCAGACTCAATTAAAAAACTGTTTATCTCTACACTTGATAATTTTGAGCGAGCCGGCGTTAATGCTGTTATATTTCAGGTTAGGCCTCAGGCAGACGCATTTTATATCTCTGAGATAGAACCATGGAGCAGGTTTTTAAGTGGCGAACAGGGTGTCGCTCCCAAAGAGATTTGGGATCCTCTCCAATTTATGATAGAGGAATCCCATAAAAGAGGGATGGAGCTACACGCCTGGTGTAATCCATACAGAGTAACATCAAATGATCAGGAGCAACTGCATCCGGACCATTTATATTTCAAAAAGCCTGAGATATTTAAGAAATATGGCAAGCAGCTATACTTTGATCCGGGAGAGCCTGAATCGGTAGAACACACCGTTAAAGTTATTGCAGACATAGTTTCACGATACGATGTTGATGCCATCCACTTTGACGATTATTTTTACCCCTACCCAATTGCTTTTGAAGAATTTCATGATGATGCATCATTTGTAAAATATGGGGCAAAACAGGGATTTGAATACTGGCAAAAGGGGGACTGGAGAAGAAATAATGTGGCCACTCTTATCAAGGAGCTTAATGATACTATTAAGGCAATAAAACCATGGGTAAGATTCGGGATAAGTCCTTTTGGGATACACAGAAATCTTAAAGACACTCCTGATGGAAGCGGAAGTAAAACAAACGGCCTTTCAAATTATGAACAACTCTTTGCAGACATACCTCACTGGCTTAACAATGGCTGGGTAGATTATAATGTCCCGCAGATTTACTGGAAAATTGGACACCCTGCAGCTGACTATAAGACATTAATTGAGTGGTGGAGTGCAGGTAACTTTGGAAGACACCTCTATATTGGTCAGAATATATCTACTTTCAGAGAGCCCGATCTTGAAAACCCTGGCAGAAGTCAGTTTAAAACAAAGATGGAGCTTACCAGAACTTTACCAAATGTTCACGGAAATGTTTGGTGGCCCGGCTGGACATTAAATTCAAATCCAAACGGATTTACAGATTCCCTAGCAATAAATTATCAGAGGAGCATAGCATTGGTTCCTGTATATAACTTTCTTGACTCGATTGCACCAGAACCGGTCTCTTTTACAAGAATCAGAGGAGGTAAACTGGAATGGGGACATAATTACAAAATTTCCAAAGGAGATAAATTACAAGAACCTCAGTTTTTTGCCATATACAGATTTCCTGAAGGTGCAGAAATTAATATTGAAAACAGCAACTATTTATTCAAAATAGTTCAGGGCAATTCGCTAATTCTCACCAAACAAAATGGCAAAAAGAACAAATATAAATACCTAGTTACAGCAATAGACAGGTGTAGAAACGAAAGCATACCCGGGAGGGCAATTAGTTCATCATACTAA
- a CDS encoding type I asparaginase, giving the protein MNSSILLIYTGGTIGMKQDPATGALKPFNFNQILQEVPELRKFGCKIDTFSFEPPIDSSDVQVGFWIEIAELIEQNYHNYDGFVVLHGTDTMSYSASALSFMLENLTKPVIFTGSQLPIGMLRTDGKENLISSIEIAAARDNNGKAIVPEVCVYFESQLYRGNRTTKYNAENFRAFRSANFPVLADIGIHIRYNDSLIIRSPEENQFKIHTNLDTSVAILKIFPGITEEFIKSFLSIKNIKAIILETYGSGNAPTSEWFINALKEAINREIIILNVTQCHAGKVDMEAYSTGIILKEIGVVSGYDSTTEAALTKLFFLLGQENEIQNVKKRLSENLRGEITIN; this is encoded by the coding sequence ATGAATTCTTCAATACTTTTAATCTATACAGGTGGCACGATTGGGATGAAACAGGATCCTGCAACAGGAGCCCTCAAGCCATTTAATTTTAATCAGATTTTGCAAGAGGTCCCTGAATTAAGAAAATTCGGATGCAAAATTGACACCTTTTCCTTTGAACCGCCTATTGACTCTTCCGATGTTCAGGTAGGATTTTGGATAGAGATAGCAGAGCTAATTGAGCAAAATTATCATAACTATGATGGTTTTGTAGTACTCCACGGCACAGACACAATGTCCTATTCCGCATCTGCTCTGAGTTTTATGCTGGAGAACCTCACTAAGCCTGTTATATTTACCGGAAGCCAGCTTCCGATAGGTATGCTAAGAACTGACGGCAAAGAGAATCTGATATCATCAATAGAGATTGCAGCTGCCAGGGATAATAATGGAAAGGCTATTGTACCTGAAGTATGTGTTTACTTTGAAAGTCAACTTTACAGAGGAAACAGAACAACAAAATACAATGCAGAAAATTTCAGGGCATTCAGATCCGCAAACTTTCCGGTACTGGCAGATATCGGCATACATATAAGATACAACGACTCCCTGATTATCAGGTCTCCGGAGGAGAACCAATTTAAAATACACACAAATCTTGATACATCTGTTGCAATTCTAAAAATTTTCCCGGGGATCACTGAGGAATTTATAAAATCATTCCTTTCAATAAAAAACATTAAGGCAATAATTCTGGAAACTTACGGTTCAGGAAATGCACCCACATCTGAATGGTTTATTAATGCTCTTAAAGAGGCTATTAACAGAGAAATTATAATTCTTAATGTCACTCAGTGTCACGCAGGTAAGGTAGATATGGAGGCATATTCAACAGGGATAATATTAAAAGAGATTGGGGTCGTCAGCGGATATGACAGCACCACAGAGGCGGCTCTGACAAAATTATTTTTTTTACTTGGGCAGGAAAATGAAATTCAGAATGTTAAAAAGAGACTATCGGAAAATTTGCGGGGGGAAATTACAATCAATTAG